GCGTCCAGATGCTGGATGTCGGGCAATCCGGATCGATACCGCCGTTGCCAAACGTTCCAATTTCAGAACTTAAATCACAACTGGCAGATCCTGAATCCTACTTTCTGGGGAAAGATCCGAACGCCATTCGGCTGCCGGGTGACGATGGTGAATACTATGCGCTCCCACCGTCCAAGAGTCACGTCGTCGAATCGGGACTCGCGACCGATCCACGGTCGGCCGGCTTCTCACCTCTTGTGTCCTTCGCTCGCGGCGGCTTCGCTGACGCATGGACGGGCGGCTGCTACCCCTTTGATGACAATGATCTCCGCGACTTCCCGATCGACTTCGCCGGGATGCAGCCGTTCTACGACGAAGTCGCAAAGCGAATCGGCATCTCAGGATCGGACGACCTGGCGTCGTTGATTCCCTATCACGATGGTATTCAGGAACCGCTGGAACTCGATCCGCATTCTGAATTTCTGTTGCGCACGTATCATGAAAGAGTGAAAGACAAATCGCCAGGGATTCACCTGGGACACGCTCGGTCAGCAGTGATTTCCCAGGCGACTGACGGGCGATCCGCCTGCAGTTCACTGGGACGGTGTTTGTGGGGGTGCCCGACTTCGTCGTTTTACGTTCCATCGCTGACACTTGCGCAATGCCGAACTTATGATTCCTTCGATTACCGGCCGGGGCTGCGAGTTTCGCATGCGGTCTGTGATTCCACACGGCAGGTAAAAGCAGTGGAAGCGACCGATGAACAAGGAGAAAAACACCTGTTCGATGTCGGTACTTTGGTGCTGGCTGCCGGTACGTTATCCACGTCGGCGATCTATCTGCGCACGCTGGAGCAGGCTGGTGTGTCAGAACCGGTGCTGACTGGATTGATGGACAACCGCCAAATTCACATACCGTTTGTGACGCCCGCTTTGTTCGGGCAGCCGATCGCGGCGGATGCCTATCAATACCATCGCCTGGCAATGGTTGTTGAAGACGCTCAACTTCCGGCCAGTTGTCATGGGCAGTTGACAACTCTAAAGGCGGCGATGACTCATCCGATTTTGCAGCGGCTGCCTATTGGGTTGCGGAGTGCTGTGCGAATGTTTCGCAATGTTCGATCAGGTATGGGGCTGTTGAATTTAAGCTTTCCCGAGACTCGCCGCAGCAACAATCGAATCCGATTGGTTGCGCAGAAAGCAGACGGTCAGCAACCTTCACTGCACGTTGCTATCGACTACTACCCGCCCGTTGCCGAGCGGCAAACTCACAAGCGGGTTAAGCGGCAGGTGCGGCGATTCATGAAGCAACTCGGCTGCCACACGTTTGGGTTTTGGAATTCCACTCGCGACATGGGCGCGAGCATTCACTATGCAGGCACGATCCCCATGTCGGCGACCGCTGCGCCACACACCGTAAGCCCTTCCGGCAATAGCCACGACTTTCCAAACCTGTGGATCGTCGATGCCAGCGTCTTTCCATCGCTGCCCGCCAAGAGTCTTACGCTGACAACGATGGCCAATTCCATTCGTACGACCAGGTTAATGCTTGAATCCCTCAAGTCATCGTAAGACCGCAGACTTATAACGCATTCGACGATTCAGGAGACCGTGCCTGTCGAGAAAAAGGCCGGGCAGGATTTTGTCAACGACAGCGAGACCTTTTAAACGGGATGACGTTCAACTCCTGCATGAGTATTGGTACCAGCGTCAAGGCCGCGACAATGCAACCGCACAGACGTTATCGGTTGTTGAAGTGCTCAGTCACGCGACATTGCCGCAATACACTTCCTGTTTAAGTATCATGTGCTGGTCGCGCACTTAGACACGTTCTATTTCAGGTTTGGGTGATTCCGCGAAAACACGCATGACAAGTCGCGTCTGCGTGGCTAGCATTAAGGTCCCTCCATGCTCACCACCCTCTGGCCCCACCAGATTGGGCGTTACTCGCCCGCAAGCCTCTGGTGACAAGCAAGAAAGACGACACGATGCTTAGACTTCTGGGAAGTCCTCGCCGGTGCTGTGACGGATTGACGCGACGCGACACACTGCGAGCCGGTGGCTTGTCGATGCTCGGCGGAATGTTTGGACTTCCCCCGCTGGCGGCGAACGCAGCCAACAGCACCGAGGGTCGACGTCCTGGTAAAGCGAAGAGTGTCATCATGCTGTATCTGCTCGGCGGTGCTCCGACGCAGGACATGTTCGACATGAAGCCGCATGCTCCGACGGGCATTGCCAGTGACTTCCGACCGATCCGTTCGGATGTTCCGGGCATGGATGTCTGCGAACTGCTGCCCAAGTCCGCTCGGTGGATGGGCAAGTCAGCCATTGTCCGCACGGTCAACCACAAAGCGGGCTGTCATAATCCCATGGCCAGCTTCACCGGTTATCCGGAACCGCTGCCGTCAATCGGCGTGCTTCAGGACAACCTGCCGCCCAGCATGGGATCGGTATGTGAGTATCTCAACGAAGAACCTGGCGGCTTTCCCGACTATGTACACCTGCCGTGTATGCTCGGTTGGGGACAACACATTCGACGCGCCGGACCGTATGCCGGATTTCTGGGAAGTCAGTACGATCCGCTGTTCACGGAATGCAATCCGACATCCGCGAAGACGTCGCCGAGTCAGTACGCTCCGCAGCCCGTGCTGGGTTATCCGGAACTCCCGAACGCCAAGCTACCGGCCGGGCTGACTCTGGACCGGCTCAATAAACGGCGAGCACTCACGCAACAGTTTGACGACGCACTGCGCCGTCCGGGACTCGGCGAAGAATTCGAACGTGTTCAGGAAGGAGCGATGTCGCTGCTGACGTCCAAACGAATTCGCGATGCGTTCGATATTGATAACGTCGATGCCAAAGTGCGAGAAGCCTATGGCCCGACATTGTTCGGTTCGAGTGCTTTGATTGCTCGCAAGCTGGTCGAAGAAGGTGTGCGGTTCGTGACTGCGACGTGGGATGTTTTCGCGACGCGACCGGGACTGCTGGATGGCGTTGCCTGGGACACTCACGCCGCCAACTTCCCGATTCTGAAGGACATCCTGCTGCCGATTTACGACAACACGTTCGATGCATTGATGGACGACCTGCACAAGCGAGGATTGCTTGACGAAACGCTTGTGGTGGTGATGAGCGATATGGGGCGAACTCCGAAAATCAACACGAACGGTGGTCGCGATCACTGGACGTTTTGCTATTCGGTGCTGATGGCCGGCGCGGGGATTCGAGGTGGCACTTTGTACGGTGAGTCAGACGATCAGGCGGCCTACGTGAAGTCCGATCCTGTCAGTCCAGCAGATATTTGTGCAACGATTTACGAATGCCTGGGGATCGATCCTGACATGCAGATTCCGGATTCAGCCGGGCAGCCGGTGCGGATCCGCATGGGTGGCAAAGTCATCAACGACATTCTGGCCTAGACAAAAGCAGAAGTAAGACGCGTCGGCACCGTGCTTCTGAAGGGCAAGTGCCACAGCTATCTGGAATCATGCGATTGGAGACGGTCATTCATGTTGCGTAATACATTCGTTATTTGGGCACTTCATTTCTGCGTGAGTGTTCCGCTCTTATTTGCAAGTCCTCCAACCTCGCCGGAGGAACGTCTGGCCGCCATTGGAGAACCGACAACTCTGGAAGTTGAACCGGAGACGTTTGCCTTGTCGGGGCCGCGAGCCAATCGTCAGGTGCTTGTCACCGGGCATTACGCCGACGGGACCACACGAGACCTGACACAACTGAGTGAATGGAAGTCACAGTCGCCTGACGTTGTCGCGGTTACCCCGAGCGGTCTGGCAACCGGATATAGCGACGGTAAAACGACGATCGATGTCCGAGTGGGAAATCTTTCCGCCAGCATCCCTGTGACCATTGCTGATGTCGGGCAACCGCATCCGATCAGTTTTCGGCGTGAGTTCATGGCACTGTTGAGTTCTGCGGGGTGCAGCGACATCCGTTGCCATGGTGCGCCCAGTGGCAAGAATGAGTTTCGTCTCAGCCTTTGGGGGCTGGATCCGAAACTGGATTTTCGGCAGCTCACCCATGATGCACTTGGTCGCCGGACGAATTCGATTAATCCGGACAACAGCTTGATCCTTCAAAAAGCTTTGACGCGTGTCCCACACGCGGGCGGTCAACGATTCACCGCTGACAGCTCTTTCGCGAAATTGATGACCACCTGGCAGGCTGAAGGTCTGCGTGACGATGCAGGCAAGCCGCCCCTGAAATCGCTGACCGTTTCTCCGGCACGACGTGTCCTGCAGGCACCAGCGAACTGGCAGCAAATTTCTGTGCGAGCCGAGTTCGCTGACGGGCGTTCCGAAGACGTGACTCGACTAACCACCTTCTTTAGCAGTGACATCGCCCTCGCAGACGTTGATCGCACCGGATATGTAGAATTCAAATCGCAGGGCGAAGTCGCGATTTTGTGTCGCTACATGGACCAGATGAGTTCGGTGCGTCTGATGTACATCGAAAAGCCTGCCGCAGATTACCAGTGGCCGGACCCTGCCGAAAACAACTATGTCGACAAGCACACCTTCGCCAAACTCAGGATGCTGAACATCGCCCCGTCGGAACTTTGCAGCGACGAACACTTTGTCCGCCGCGTGTATCTGGATGTGTGCGGGGTACTGCCGTCACCGGAAGAAACTAATAGTTTCGTCGGATCAACAGAACCCGACAAGCGCCAGCAATTGATCGACACCTTACTGCAGCGCCCCGAATATGTTGATTTCTGGACCAAGAAATGGATGGACGTGCTGCGTTCCAGTCGCGACGCCATTCAACTGCAGGGAGCTCAGTCCTATCAAGCCTGGCTGCACAAGCAAATAGCCGCAGACGCTTCATTCGCCGACGTAGCCCGCACGCTTCTGACATCGCAGGGGAAATCCTTCACTGACGCGCCCGCAAACTTTTTCTGCGTCGCTCCCACTCCTAAAGAAATCACCGACCCCGCGTATCTGCAGAAGGATCTGACAGAAGCGACGGCTCAGTTGTTCCTTGGCGTTCGTCTCCAGTGTGCGAAGTGCCACGATCATCCTTATGAACGGTGGAAGCAGGACGATTACCTCGCACTGGCCGCGCATTTTACTCAGGTGAAACAAAGCCGAGTTGGAAAAGCCGGACCGGCCGGGCGCCCCGACCGGCGGGAGATTGAAATCACGCTGGACAACAAAGCTCCGGAAATCAAAGACGACAAGGGTGCAGAAGTCGCACCTCGACTTCCTTTGCACCAGTCGCCCGAACTTGCAGATGGGCAGGACCGTCGCGAGTTACTCGCGGACTGGCTGACACAGAAAGACAATCCGTTCTTTGCCAAAGCCATGGTTAACCGAATCTGGTTCCATTTGCATGGCCGAGGCATCGTCGAGCCGGTTGATGATTTTCGTGACTCTAATCCTTCAGTGAACGACGAATTGCTGGAAGCTCTTGCCGCAGAGTTCATCGCCAACGGATATCGATTGAAGCCACTGATTCGAACCATTGTGAATTCACGCACCTATCAACTGAGTGCCATCCCGACGGCCACCAATGCATCAGACGGTCGGTACTTCTCTCATATGCAATCCAGAACGCTGTCGGCCGAAGTTTTACTGGACGCTGTTTGCAGCGTCACGGAAGTTCCCGAGGTGTTTGAAATCACAAAAGACTATATCTCCGGACTGCCGGACGGCACGTTGAAGCTGCCGGTCGGCACGCGAGCTGTGCAGTTGCCGGTCAACGATTTCACAACGCTGATCAATACGATGGGCAAGTATGTTCGGTACGAATCACATCCGTTTCTACGCACGTTCGGGCAACCGGGACGCACGCAAACCTGCGAATGTGACCGTGAACAAACCTTCGGTCGCAAGCAGGCTCTCGAACTGATCATCGGGCAGGAAACGTCGGATCGACTGACCGAAAAAGGCAATTGCTTGAGTGGCCTACTCACGCAGAAACTTACCGATGCCGAAATCCTGGACAATCTATACGTCCGAGCCCTCTCCCGCCGCCCGTCTGAAAGCACGGCAGAATCCCTGCTGCAGTACGTCGCAAGCACTGAGGACAAACGGCAGGCCTGGGAAGATATCCTATGGACGATTTTGAACTCCCAGGAATTTCTCTACCAGCATTAAAGCGGTTTCCGCACGCACCTGATTGATCCTTTGTGGAGTTGGGATCGAGCGAGTTCCTCGGTCTTCGTTCTGCGCTCTCAGTCTGCCGACGCTTTCGTTGACGTCGTCATGCCAGCGCGATACGACGCATTTCGCGAGGCTCAACCGTGCTCGGTGCATTCTGCGCCACGACTTCGACGGCATGGTTTCCCGTCGACGGCAGACGTGGTCAGTTTCGATTTCCTCGATGACACTCAGAGGAAACACGTGTCGGCCTGCCCGGTTGGCGGGACTACCAGACACTTTCGTGCGATTTCCGAAAGTTCCGAGGCCTCGATGTTCGCGCGGTCGGCTGCCAGTTGTACTGTCTGGAACGCGGCTGCCTGGTTGGTGGTGGGTTAGCTGGACAGCGCCATGTTGGTGCGAATGGTAACCCGAAGTGTAAGCGAGGAATCGATTTGCGACGAATCCCTCGCTTACGCATCGGGTTACCCAAAACACGGCCCAATGACCAAAGGTGGCGCTGTCCAGTTAGGAAGCATCCGACTATTCTCCGTCCATCATGGCAACTGCGAAATCTACCGACAACCTGTATGACCCGCGGCGTGGTGGCGAGGCAGTTCGACTCGACACTTTGCGGATTGACGGTGATCCGTATGAGCCGGCTCGGACAAACTACTTCACGGTGTATCTGATCGAATCCGGTTCAGGCACGTTTTGGGCAGATGCGGCTGAATTTGCGTTCGGTCCGAGTTGTGTTCTGTTTTTCGTACCGTACCAGCACATCCGCGTGGTTCCTGATTCGCAGGTTCGGGGCCGCGTGATTCAGTTTCATGCAAATTTCCTGTGCGTTGAAACTTTCCATACCGACGTGGGATGCAGCGGAATCCTGTTCAACGATCCATACGGCATACCGGTGGTGTCGTTCGACGAACAGATGGAGACCAAAGTGCTGAGCCTGATCGACGACCTGCAAAACGAACAGGCCGATCGGGAGCTTGCTTTCGAAGAAGCGATGTTGGCTCACCTGAAAGTCCTGCTGATCCTGGCCACGCGGTTGAAATCGTCGAATGCTGGTGCCTGCGGAGCTTCTGTGCATGATCCTCAGCATCCCCTTCTGATCGAACTTCGCGACTTGATCGAGGAACATTATTGCTCGCTGCACGCCCCCGCTGACTACGCCGCATTGCTGCATGTGACGGCCAAGACGCTCGGTCGGATCGTCCGCGAAAACCTCGGCACCACGCCCACTGAACTCATTCGCGCCCGCGTTCTGACTCATGCAAAATGGCAACTTCTGCATACGCTTAGGCCCGTCAAGGAGATCGCGAGGGAAGTCGGCTTTAATGACGAACTCTATTTCAGCCGCCTGTTCAAGAAGGCGACCGGCTATTCACCGACGTTCTTTCGGGCATTCGAGACAGAGATTCGCGGAGGGAGCAATTTGTCCATGACTTCGAGCCATGCGCCCATTCCGCCCCCAGCATCAGATGCTGATACTGCCTCTCGGACTAAACCGAAACAGACCGAGACGTAACGACTCTCGGTCTTTCTGACGAGAGGAATGTTGACGTGGTGAAGTTGTTCGAAGCGCTGGCACGACTGGACAAAGTCGGCGTGACCGTGGCCCGCCTTGGGTTGATCGTGGTACTACTTTGGATCGGCGGACTTAAGGTGTTTCCTTACGAGGCGGACGGCATCGTTCCGTTTGTCGCCCACAGCCCCTTCATGAGTTTTTTCTATGCCGATGGCGAAAACTACAAAGCGCACATGAACCCGGAAGGCGTCTTAGACGACGAAAATCGAGCGTGGCACGAAGCCAACCACACCTACAAGTTTTCCTATGGTCTGGGTGCCGTGATCGTTTTTTACGGACTGCTGCTCTGTCTGCACCCGTGGTTGCCACAAGCAGCAACGCTGGGCAGTTTTCTGGTCGTCGTGATGTCGTTCGTGACGTTGTCATTCCTGATCACTACTCCGGAATGCTGGGTGGCAGATCTCGGCGACGCCCATCACGGGTTCCCGTACCTTAGCGGTCGCGGCAGGCTGGTAATCAAGGACGCTATTATGATGGGGGCGGCAATCGTGACGATGGCTGACTCAGCAAAGGCTTACCTGAGAAAACGGGCGATGCTGGATTGACCTGTCAAACGGCGGTGAATAGTGCGAAGGTGTTAGTCGACGAGAACAATGCAAACGTCACTGGAGGGAATCAGGTTGAGTCAGAACGATTCGTCGACGGTCCATGCGAATCAGTCCTTCGGAACGCAGTTGACCAAGAGTGATCGTGATTGTCTCGCGTGAGACCCCGATAAAGCGGCCGAGGTCCTGGTGGGAAAGTGGAAGGTGAATCTTGATCCCGTCGCCATCGGGAATTCCGCCGATCTGAGCGAGTTCCTGAAGGAGGCGGATGACTCGATGGCGAGTTGATTGGAATAAGACGGATTCAAGCCGTCTCGTCATGTTGCGTCGCCTCTGTCCACACAATGTCAGCATTGCAAACGCCGCCGCAGCGTTCTGCTGCAGAATCTCGCGTAGTCGTGATGCATGGACTGCGACAATCGAGGAGTCTTCCGTGACATCGCATCGTTCTTCACGACGGCCTGGAACGCAGACGCCGAGTTC
This DNA window, taken from Fuerstiella marisgermanici, encodes the following:
- a CDS encoding GMC oxidoreductase; the encoded protein is MKEPIVIIGSGAAGVHCALTLLQAGCRVQMLDVGQSGSIPPLPNVPISELKSQLADPESYFLGKDPNAIRLPGDDGEYYALPPSKSHVVESGLATDPRSAGFSPLVSFARGGFADAWTGGCYPFDDNDLRDFPIDFAGMQPFYDEVAKRIGISGSDDLASLIPYHDGIQEPLELDPHSEFLLRTYHERVKDKSPGIHLGHARSAVISQATDGRSACSSLGRCLWGCPTSSFYVPSLTLAQCRTYDSFDYRPGLRVSHAVCDSTRQVKAVEATDEQGEKHLFDVGTLVLAAGTLSTSAIYLRTLEQAGVSEPVLTGLMDNRQIHIPFVTPALFGQPIAADAYQYHRLAMVVEDAQLPASCHGQLTTLKAAMTHPILQRLPIGLRSAVRMFRNVRSGMGLLNLSFPETRRSNNRIRLVAQKADGQQPSLHVAIDYYPPVAERQTHKRVKRQVRRFMKQLGCHTFGFWNSTRDMGASIHYAGTIPMSATAAPHTVSPSGNSHDFPNLWIVDASVFPSLPAKSLTLTTMANSIRTTRLMLESLKSS
- a CDS encoding DUF1501 domain-containing protein; this translates as MLRLLGSPRRCCDGLTRRDTLRAGGLSMLGGMFGLPPLAANAANSTEGRRPGKAKSVIMLYLLGGAPTQDMFDMKPHAPTGIASDFRPIRSDVPGMDVCELLPKSARWMGKSAIVRTVNHKAGCHNPMASFTGYPEPLPSIGVLQDNLPPSMGSVCEYLNEEPGGFPDYVHLPCMLGWGQHIRRAGPYAGFLGSQYDPLFTECNPTSAKTSPSQYAPQPVLGYPELPNAKLPAGLTLDRLNKRRALTQQFDDALRRPGLGEEFERVQEGAMSLLTSKRIRDAFDIDNVDAKVREAYGPTLFGSSALIARKLVEEGVRFVTATWDVFATRPGLLDGVAWDTHAANFPILKDILLPIYDNTFDALMDDLHKRGLLDETLVVVMSDMGRTPKINTNGGRDHWTFCYSVLMAGAGIRGGTLYGESDDQAAYVKSDPVSPADICATIYECLGIDPDMQIPDSAGQPVRIRMGGKVINDILA
- a CDS encoding DUF1549 domain-containing protein, which encodes MLRNTFVIWALHFCVSVPLLFASPPTSPEERLAAIGEPTTLEVEPETFALSGPRANRQVLVTGHYADGTTRDLTQLSEWKSQSPDVVAVTPSGLATGYSDGKTTIDVRVGNLSASIPVTIADVGQPHPISFRREFMALLSSAGCSDIRCHGAPSGKNEFRLSLWGLDPKLDFRQLTHDALGRRTNSINPDNSLILQKALTRVPHAGGQRFTADSSFAKLMTTWQAEGLRDDAGKPPLKSLTVSPARRVLQAPANWQQISVRAEFADGRSEDVTRLTTFFSSDIALADVDRTGYVEFKSQGEVAILCRYMDQMSSVRLMYIEKPAADYQWPDPAENNYVDKHTFAKLRMLNIAPSELCSDEHFVRRVYLDVCGVLPSPEETNSFVGSTEPDKRQQLIDTLLQRPEYVDFWTKKWMDVLRSSRDAIQLQGAQSYQAWLHKQIAADASFADVARTLLTSQGKSFTDAPANFFCVAPTPKEITDPAYLQKDLTEATAQLFLGVRLQCAKCHDHPYERWKQDDYLALAAHFTQVKQSRVGKAGPAGRPDRREIEITLDNKAPEIKDDKGAEVAPRLPLHQSPELADGQDRRELLADWLTQKDNPFFAKAMVNRIWFHLHGRGIVEPVDDFRDSNPSVNDELLEALAAEFIANGYRLKPLIRTIVNSRTYQLSAIPTATNASDGRYFSHMQSRTLSAEVLLDAVCSVTEVPEVFEITKDYISGLPDGTLKLPVGTRAVQLPVNDFTTLINTMGKYVRYESHPFLRTFGQPGRTQTCECDREQTFGRKQALELIIGQETSDRLTEKGNCLSGLLTQKLTDAEILDNLYVRALSRRPSESTAESLLQYVASTEDKRQAWEDILWTILNSQEFLYQH
- a CDS encoding helix-turn-helix domain-containing protein is translated as MATAKSTDNLYDPRRGGEAVRLDTLRIDGDPYEPARTNYFTVYLIESGSGTFWADAAEFAFGPSCVLFFVPYQHIRVVPDSQVRGRVIQFHANFLCVETFHTDVGCSGILFNDPYGIPVVSFDEQMETKVLSLIDDLQNEQADRELAFEEAMLAHLKVLLILATRLKSSNAGACGASVHDPQHPLLIELRDLIEEHYCSLHAPADYAALLHVTAKTLGRIVRENLGTTPTELIRARVLTHAKWQLLHTLRPVKEIAREVGFNDELYFSRLFKKATGYSPTFFRAFETEIRGGSNLSMTSSHAPIPPPASDADTASRTKPKQTET
- a CDS encoding DUF417 family protein, with translation MVKLFEALARLDKVGVTVARLGLIVVLLWIGGLKVFPYEADGIVPFVAHSPFMSFFYADGENYKAHMNPEGVLDDENRAWHEANHTYKFSYGLGAVIVFYGLLLCLHPWLPQAATLGSFLVVVMSFVTLSFLITTPECWVADLGDAHHGFPYLSGRGRLVIKDAIMMGAAIVTMADSAKAYLRKRAMLD
- a CDS encoding Crp/Fnr family transcriptional regulator; translated protein: MQQSVAKTGIEQLERIAGYLKSCDTLQALTSAEYEQLAADCQHLTLRRGSTVYSATDAPLYAYLLVHGAVQTGHIDGNGKHVIYALIQPGQIFGELGVCVPGRREERCDVTEDSSIVAVHASRLREILQQNAAAAFAMLTLCGQRRRNMTRRLESVLFQSTRHRVIRLLQELAQIGGIPDGDGIKIHLPLSHQDLGRFIGVSRETITITLGQLRSEGLIRMDRRRIVLTQPDSLQ